A window from Mycolicibacterium tokaiense encodes these proteins:
- a CDS encoding AurF N-oxygenase family protein, with the protein MVAPTTPGPTSPSREDFADRLLKGSVKKSYEPAVDIDWDAPLDPDKFFLPPQVVTLYGTPEWDALTRAQQIELSRQELVNILSAGIWFENILNQALLRDLMHKNPTASATHYALTELGDETRHMVMFGKTIARVGGIPVRPKLFQRIIINTLPLTFRGSVLWAAALVGEEIFDALQRQIMEDPDLQPIVQRLMRIHVTEEARHIQFARDGLRKSVPSMPRYRKVLLANVHGLGGPFYRMLFTLPVQYHRSGLDGRQMRTVARRNPHFRAMCVTSFASLNAFFDEVHLNGRVGRRMWRRAGFL; encoded by the coding sequence ATGGTTGCGCCGACTACCCCGGGGCCCACGTCCCCGAGCCGCGAGGATTTCGCCGACCGCCTCTTGAAAGGCTCGGTGAAGAAGTCCTACGAGCCGGCGGTGGACATCGACTGGGACGCTCCCCTGGACCCGGACAAGTTCTTCCTGCCGCCCCAGGTCGTCACGCTGTACGGCACCCCCGAGTGGGACGCCCTGACTCGCGCCCAGCAGATCGAACTGTCCCGCCAGGAATTGGTGAACATCCTGTCGGCGGGGATCTGGTTCGAGAACATCCTCAATCAGGCCCTACTGCGCGACCTGATGCACAAGAACCCCACTGCCAGCGCCACGCACTACGCGCTCACCGAGTTGGGCGACGAGACCCGGCACATGGTGATGTTCGGCAAGACGATCGCCCGGGTCGGCGGGATTCCGGTGCGGCCCAAGCTGTTCCAGCGAATCATCATCAACACGCTGCCGCTGACCTTTCGCGGCAGCGTGCTCTGGGCGGCGGCACTGGTGGGCGAGGAGATCTTCGACGCCCTGCAGCGTCAGATCATGGAAGATCCCGATCTGCAGCCCATCGTGCAACGCCTCATGCGTATCCACGTCACCGAGGAAGCCCGGCACATCCAGTTCGCACGCGACGGTCTGCGCAAGTCGGTCCCGAGCATGCCGCGATACCGGAAGGTGTTGCTGGCCAACGTGCACGGGCTCGGCGGCCCGTTCTACCGCATGCTGTTCACGCTGCCGGTCCAGTACCACCGCAGCGGGCTCGACGGCCGGCAGATGCGCACCGTGGCGCGGCGGAATCCGCATTTCCGGGCCATGTGCGTGACGTCGTTCGCCTCGTTGAACGCGTTCTTCGACGAGGTGCACCTCAACGGCCGGGTGGGTCGGCGGATGTGGCGGCGGGCCGGCTTCCTGTGA
- a CDS encoding DUF4873 domain-containing protein: MSAVVLWNDADQASFDEGSQTWTVLTADGRTETARVVIDARRSRDATVAVHGMPNHFRIPGPDVERQSRLVQRCLDLFERSGATRIEAKSRVLATRWPPLPLAQRFHLTGDVPAGEDIYDGPATVNGIVVRARLSGHLAAIDGRYHWRGTVSGELPAELRKGGRAVTLAVDGREVPARLTETTPWGGYTVVGAGEPPFTL; this comes from the coding sequence GTGAGCGCCGTGGTCCTGTGGAACGACGCCGACCAGGCTTCCTTCGACGAGGGCAGCCAAACGTGGACGGTGCTCACCGCCGACGGCCGCACCGAAACAGCCCGAGTGGTCATCGACGCCCGACGGTCCCGCGACGCCACCGTTGCAGTGCACGGGATGCCGAACCATTTCCGCATCCCGGGTCCGGACGTGGAACGCCAGTCCCGGTTGGTGCAGCGGTGTCTGGACCTGTTCGAGCGCTCCGGCGCCACCCGGATCGAAGCGAAGTCCCGGGTGCTCGCCACCCGCTGGCCACCGCTGCCGTTGGCCCAGCGGTTCCACCTCACCGGCGACGTTCCCGCCGGCGAGGACATCTACGACGGGCCGGCCACCGTGAACGGCATCGTCGTGCGGGCCCGGCTGTCAGGGCATCTTGCCGCCATCGACGGGCGGTACCACTGGCGCGGCACTGTTTCCGGTGAGCTGCCCGCCGAGCTGCGCAAGGGCGGACGCGCGGTCACGCTGGCCGTGGACGGACGCGAGGTGCCCGCCCGCCTCACCGAGACCACTCCCTGGGGTGGCTACACGGTCGTCGGCGCCGGCGAGCCGCCGTTCACCCTGTAG
- a CDS encoding enoyl-CoA hydratase/isomerase family protein — MGTGVRVEVDDAGVAVLTLDGADRLNAFSTETGQALSAAYARCDHDETIKAVVLTGAGRAFCAGADLSAGSGAFAAPGAGFSASPVQPPAFRMRKLVIAAVNGHAIGIGLTLALQCDVRLVCADAQLAVPQVRRGTIGDAAVHFTLTRSVGLAVAAEVLLTGRTFSGAEAAQRGIATRALPAAEVLPAAVAMAREVALLANPASVALSKRLLWADLTADEVAAEETAAHVILMNGPDAAEGAAAWRENRAPRWRPTAGDGRTTG; from the coding sequence GTGGGCACCGGGGTGCGGGTCGAGGTCGACGACGCCGGCGTCGCCGTGCTCACCCTCGACGGTGCGGATCGCTTGAACGCGTTCTCGACCGAAACCGGGCAGGCACTGTCGGCGGCCTACGCTCGCTGCGACCACGACGAAACGATCAAGGCCGTGGTGCTGACCGGCGCGGGGCGGGCCTTCTGCGCCGGCGCCGATCTCTCGGCGGGCTCCGGTGCCTTCGCCGCTCCGGGCGCCGGTTTCAGCGCCTCGCCGGTGCAGCCGCCGGCCTTTCGGATGCGCAAGCTGGTGATCGCCGCGGTGAACGGGCACGCCATCGGCATCGGGCTCACGCTGGCGCTGCAGTGTGATGTCCGGCTGGTCTGTGCCGACGCCCAGCTGGCCGTGCCGCAGGTGCGCCGCGGCACCATCGGCGATGCCGCGGTGCACTTCACGCTCACGCGGTCGGTGGGGCTGGCGGTGGCCGCCGAAGTGCTGCTGACGGGGCGCACGTTCAGCGGTGCCGAGGCCGCCCAGCGCGGCATCGCCACGCGCGCGCTGCCGGCTGCCGAGGTGCTACCCGCGGCGGTGGCGATGGCCCGGGAGGTGGCGTTGCTGGCCAATCCGGCATCGGTGGCGCTGAGCAAGCGGTTGTTGTGGGCGGACCTGACTGCGGACGAAGTGGCTGCCGAGGAGACCGCCGCCCACGTGATCCTGATGAACGGCCCTGACGCCGCCGAAGGTGCCGCCGCCTGGCGGGAGAACCGGGCACCGCGGTGGCGGCCGACGGCCGGCGACGGGAGAACTACAGGGTGA
- the fabG gene encoding 3-oxoacyl-ACP reductase FabG, producing MFSLSGKSVLVTGGSKGIGKGIASVFAEAGANVAIAARGTAGLDACVAELGTLGPGTVIGVTADVRQPDSCAAMAAAVVEAFGGIDVLCANAGVFPDAPLQTMTPEQFDDVFDVNVKGTVFSVQACLDALTVSGRGRVILTSSITGPITGFPGWSHYGASKAAQLGFMRTAAIELAPHKITVNAVLPGNIYTEGLADLGEDYLATMARSIPAGALGTPQDIGYAAAFLATDEAGYITGQSITVDGGQVLPESPEAVTP from the coding sequence ATGTTTTCACTGTCAGGGAAGTCAGTTCTGGTCACCGGCGGCAGCAAGGGCATCGGCAAGGGCATCGCCTCGGTGTTCGCCGAGGCCGGCGCCAACGTGGCGATCGCGGCACGCGGCACCGCCGGTCTGGACGCGTGCGTCGCGGAGTTGGGCACGCTGGGCCCCGGTACCGTCATCGGTGTGACCGCCGATGTGCGGCAACCGGATTCGTGTGCGGCCATGGCCGCCGCGGTGGTCGAGGCCTTCGGCGGCATCGACGTGCTGTGCGCCAACGCCGGGGTGTTCCCCGATGCTCCGCTGCAGACCATGACCCCCGAGCAGTTCGATGACGTCTTCGATGTCAACGTCAAGGGCACCGTATTCAGTGTGCAGGCCTGCCTGGACGCCCTGACCGTCTCGGGCCGCGGCCGGGTGATCCTCACCTCGTCGATCACGGGGCCCATCACCGGCTTTCCCGGCTGGTCGCACTACGGCGCATCCAAGGCGGCGCAGTTGGGCTTCATGCGCACCGCGGCCATAGAGCTGGCCCCGCACAAGATCACCGTCAACGCCGTGCTGCCGGGCAACATCTACACCGAGGGTCTGGCCGACCTCGGCGAGGACTACCTGGCGACCATGGCCCGCTCCATCCCGGCCGGGGCGCTGGGTACCCCGCAGGACATCGGCTACGCCGCAGCGTTCCTGGCCACCGATGAGGCCGGCTACATCACCGGCCAGTCGATCACCGTCGACGGCGGGCAGGTGCTGCCGGAATCACCGGAGGCCGTCACCCCCTGA
- a CDS encoding transketolase-like TK C-terminal-containing protein has translation MNALTEIEQRVLWLSTAMVHHANHVRPNTSGLKVGGHQASSASMATIMTSLWFEHLRSGDRVSVKPHASPVLHAINYLIGELDESYLTTLRQLGGLQSYPSRTKDPDPVDYSTGSVGIGATAPIWGAMARRFVNTRFGPDAGEGRQYSLVGDAELDEGAVWEAILDPGVADFGEIVWIVDMNRQSLDRVVPRIAADRLERMFDAAGWQVLTAKFGRLLEELFTRPGGEHLRTRIVEMPNPEYQRLLRCDAAELRRRLPDGPEVAELIADLDDTTLLAAIRNLGGHDMDLLGETFARIDDTRPTVILAYTIKGYSLPTQGHPQNHSSLLTPAQYEDLAAQLGMDPQRPWQRFAAETDAGKLCAETRDRLTRSTITASPPPAVPTDIGRTPTGTSTTQAALGRALLDLTREAPDAAARVVTVSPDVSSTTNLAGWLNKVGVWSPTERRDWFDDDAETIMHWRERPTGQHMELGIAETNLVGLIGELGATWSRWGQPLFPIGVLYDPFVERALEPWSYGIYAGGQSILVGTPSGVTLAAEGGAHQSIKTPSIGLEQPGCVSYEPAFAIDVEWILLSCIARLGRTDGSSSYLRLSTRPVNQTLADVPADPAARERRRRQVVAGAYLLRRAAEPAVTLVGMGALMTETLVAAERLEQQGVAADVVCVTSPGKLFEAVQARRGLGEGSTWILDQAFAADRAAPMVTVLDGHPHTLSFLAGINNVPAMALGVSRFGQVGSLEDVYRHHGIDADSIVRAALDVTR, from the coding sequence ATGAATGCTCTGACCGAGATCGAGCAGCGGGTGCTGTGGCTCTCGACGGCGATGGTCCACCACGCCAACCACGTCCGGCCCAACACCTCGGGCCTGAAAGTGGGTGGGCACCAGGCGTCCTCGGCGTCGATGGCCACCATTATGACCTCGCTGTGGTTCGAACACCTGCGCTCCGGTGACCGGGTGTCGGTCAAGCCCCACGCCTCACCCGTGCTGCACGCCATCAACTACCTGATCGGCGAACTCGACGAGTCCTACCTGACCACACTGCGCCAGCTGGGCGGCCTGCAGAGCTACCCCAGCCGCACCAAAGACCCCGACCCCGTTGACTATTCGACAGGCTCGGTCGGAATCGGCGCCACCGCACCCATCTGGGGCGCGATGGCCCGGCGCTTCGTCAACACCCGATTCGGTCCGGACGCAGGCGAGGGCAGGCAGTACTCACTGGTGGGGGATGCCGAACTCGACGAAGGCGCGGTCTGGGAGGCGATTCTCGATCCCGGGGTGGCCGACTTCGGCGAGATCGTCTGGATCGTGGACATGAACCGCCAGTCGCTGGACCGCGTGGTGCCCCGGATCGCGGCCGACCGGCTGGAGCGGATGTTCGACGCGGCCGGCTGGCAGGTGCTCACCGCCAAGTTCGGGCGCCTGCTCGAAGAGCTGTTCACTCGGCCGGGGGGAGAGCACCTGCGCACCCGCATCGTGGAGATGCCCAACCCCGAGTACCAACGGTTGTTGCGCTGCGATGCAGCCGAATTGCGCCGGCGGCTGCCCGACGGCCCGGAGGTGGCCGAGCTGATCGCCGATCTGGACGACACCACGCTGCTGGCCGCCATCCGCAACCTGGGCGGCCATGACATGGACCTGCTCGGTGAGACCTTCGCCCGCATCGACGACACCCGGCCCACCGTGATCCTGGCTTACACCATCAAGGGGTACAGCCTGCCGACCCAGGGGCATCCGCAGAACCACTCGTCGTTGCTCACCCCTGCGCAGTACGAGGACCTCGCCGCCCAACTGGGCATGGACCCGCAGCGACCCTGGCAGCGCTTCGCGGCGGAGACCGACGCCGGCAAGCTGTGCGCCGAGACGCGAGACCGGCTGACCCGCAGCACCATCACCGCGTCCCCGCCCCCGGCCGTACCGACCGACATCGGCCGCACCCCCACCGGGACGTCCACCACCCAGGCGGCGCTGGGCCGGGCGCTGCTGGATCTCACCCGGGAGGCGCCCGACGCCGCGGCGCGGGTGGTGACCGTCAGCCCCGACGTCAGCTCCACCACCAACCTGGCGGGCTGGCTGAACAAGGTCGGGGTGTGGTCACCGACGGAGCGGCGCGACTGGTTCGACGACGACGCCGAGACCATCATGCACTGGCGGGAACGGCCCACCGGGCAGCACATGGAACTCGGGATCGCCGAGACCAATCTGGTGGGTCTGATCGGGGAACTGGGCGCGACCTGGAGTCGCTGGGGCCAACCGCTTTTTCCCATCGGGGTGCTCTACGACCCGTTTGTGGAGCGTGCCCTGGAGCCCTGGTCTTACGGCATCTACGCCGGCGGCCAGTCGATCCTGGTCGGCACGCCGTCGGGGGTGACCCTGGCCGCCGAAGGCGGTGCGCACCAGTCCATCAAGACGCCGTCGATCGGGCTGGAGCAGCCCGGGTGTGTCAGTTACGAGCCGGCCTTCGCCATCGACGTCGAGTGGATCCTGTTGTCCTGCATCGCCCGGCTCGGCCGCACCGATGGCAGCTCGTCGTATCTGCGGTTGTCCACCCGCCCGGTGAACCAGACGCTGGCCGACGTGCCCGCTGATCCGGCTGCCCGGGAACGGCGTCGCCGTCAGGTGGTGGCGGGTGCCTACCTGCTGCGCCGGGCCGCCGAACCCGCGGTGACGCTGGTGGGCATGGGCGCACTGATGACCGAGACCCTGGTTGCCGCAGAGCGTCTGGAGCAGCAGGGAGTGGCCGCCGACGTGGTGTGCGTGACCAGTCCCGGCAAGCTGTTCGAGGCCGTGCAGGCCCGCCGGGGACTGGGGGAGGGATCGACCTGGATCCTGGACCAGGCTTTTGCCGCCGACCGGGCGGCACCCATGGTCACGGTGCTCGACGGGCACCCGCACACGCTGTCGTTCCTGGCCGGGATCAACAACGTGCCCGCGATGGCGCTGGGTGTCAGCCGTTTCGGGCAGGTGGGCTCGCTCGAAGACGTGTACCGCCATCACGGCATCGACGCCGACAGCATCGTGCGGGCAGCCCTGGACGTAACCCGTTGA
- a CDS encoding Lrp/AsnC family transcriptional regulator encodes MLCNLHTNRVNQEKGAGTLTAPTPVDSIDRRILLALNDDPRAPAITLAERTGLSRNTVQARLTRLETGGTLRAFERRISPAALGYPMTAFILTTVTQRKLQAVADALTAVPEVLEVLGISGAVDLQVQVVARDADDLYRIAGRILDIDGVEQTNTSLVMRQLVNYRLTPLLEQS; translated from the coding sequence ATGCTGTGCAATCTGCACACCAACCGCGTGAACCAGGAGAAGGGAGCGGGCACTTTGACCGCACCGACACCCGTCGACAGCATAGACAGGCGCATCCTGCTGGCACTCAATGACGATCCGCGTGCGCCGGCCATCACCCTGGCCGAGCGCACCGGCCTGTCCCGCAACACGGTGCAGGCCAGATTGACCCGCCTGGAGACCGGCGGGACGCTGCGGGCATTCGAACGCCGCATTTCGCCTGCGGCACTGGGCTACCCGATGACAGCATTCATCTTGACGACGGTGACACAGCGCAAGTTGCAAGCTGTGGCCGACGCGTTGACGGCCGTTCCCGAGGTGCTGGAGGTGCTCGGCATCAGCGGGGCGGTTGATCTCCAGGTCCAGGTGGTAGCCCGGGACGCCGACGATCTGTATCGGATCGCCGGCCGCATCCTGGACATCGACGGCGTGGAGCAGACCAACACCTCGTTGGTCATGCGCCAGCTGGTGAACTACCGGCTGACACCCCTACTGGAACAGAGCTAG
- a CDS encoding heme-binding protein produces MTFMGKTVLGGALVSAATVAMLSAPVAAAEPCRADAATATISQVSGAASQYLAGHPGANDALSNALTQPRDQATTTVRNYFMANPGEYFDLRNITAPLQTLRSQCGASFAGSDLIAAFDEFQMG; encoded by the coding sequence ATGACGTTCATGGGAAAGACCGTCCTGGGGGGCGCGTTGGTGTCCGCAGCGACTGTGGCGATGCTGAGCGCTCCCGTCGCAGCAGCCGAGCCCTGCCGGGCCGATGCCGCCACCGCCACCATCAGCCAGGTCTCCGGCGCTGCCAGCCAGTACCTGGCCGGCCACCCGGGTGCCAACGACGCGCTGTCCAACGCCTTGACCCAGCCGCGTGACCAGGCCACCACCACAGTGCGCAACTACTTCATGGCGAATCCGGGCGAGTACTTCGACCTGCGCAACATCACCGCTCCGCTGCAGACCCTGCGCAGCCAGTGCGGGGCGTCGTTCGCCGGGTCGGATCTGATCGCGGCCTTCGACGAATTCCAGATGGGCTAG
- a CDS encoding alpha/beta fold hydrolase, with protein MDQLHHLELHGDRVAYRDVGPDTGSPETLLLIHGMAGSSATWRSVIPQLSEHYRVIAPDLLGHGESAKPRGDYSLGAFAVWLRDLLDELGVMRATVVGQSLGGGVAMQFGYQHRDRCERLILIGSGGLGPDLNWMLRLLSAPGAEFVLPAVAPPPVLSVGNSIRSFLSSAGIHSPRGSELWSAYSSLSDRETRSAFLRTLRSVVDHRGQAVSALNRLHLTAQVPTLLIWGDDDRIIPVAHGRAAHEALPGSRLEVLPGVGHFPHVEAPWEVTQILRDFMASTDRRSVAVTRC; from the coding sequence ATGGACCAACTGCATCACCTCGAACTCCACGGCGACCGCGTGGCCTACCGCGACGTCGGCCCCGATACCGGGAGCCCGGAAACCCTGCTGCTGATCCACGGCATGGCAGGCAGCTCCGCGACCTGGCGCTCGGTGATCCCCCAGCTGTCCGAGCACTACCGCGTGATCGCCCCCGACCTGCTCGGCCACGGCGAATCCGCCAAGCCCCGCGGCGACTACTCACTCGGCGCCTTTGCGGTGTGGCTGCGCGACCTGCTCGACGAGCTGGGCGTCATGCGCGCCACCGTGGTCGGCCAATCGCTGGGTGGCGGCGTCGCCATGCAGTTCGGCTACCAGCACCGCGACCGCTGCGAGCGGCTGATCCTGATCGGCAGCGGCGGCCTCGGCCCGGACCTGAACTGGATGCTGCGGCTGCTCAGTGCCCCCGGCGCCGAGTTCGTGCTGCCCGCCGTGGCGCCGCCACCGGTGCTCAGCGTCGGCAACTCCATCCGGTCCTTCCTCTCGTCGGCCGGCATCCACTCCCCCCGTGGCAGCGAGCTCTGGAGCGCCTACTCGTCGCTGTCGGACCGCGAGACCCGCAGCGCCTTCCTGCGCACGCTCCGCTCGGTGGTCGACCACCGCGGCCAGGCAGTCAGCGCGCTGAACCGGTTGCATCTCACCGCGCAGGTGCCGACGCTGCTCATCTGGGGCGACGACGACCGCATCATTCCCGTCGCGCACGGCCGGGCCGCGCACGAGGCGCTGCCGGGCAGCCGACTCGAAGTGCTGCCGGGGGTGGGACATTTCCCACATGTGGAGGCACCCTGGGAGGTGACGCAGATCCTGCGTGATTTCATGGCGTCCACCGACCGCCGGTCGGTGGCCGTCACCCGCTGCTGA
- a CDS encoding SRPBCC family protein, translating to MDARQVSRSVDIDAPAAELFALVADPRRHHEVDGSGTVRTNVRAPAEVALGSRFSTRMKMFGIPYRITSVITALKPNELVEWRHPFGHHWRWEFQEISPTRTRVTETFDYRNTGPVKDRTDYYRRLGFVAANAKGIEATLDRLQRRYA from the coding sequence ATGGATGCCCGCCAGGTCAGCCGCAGTGTCGACATCGACGCTCCGGCTGCCGAACTGTTCGCCCTGGTTGCCGATCCGCGCCGCCACCACGAAGTGGACGGCTCGGGAACCGTGCGCACCAACGTCCGCGCACCCGCGGAAGTGGCTCTGGGATCGCGATTTTCGACCCGGATGAAGATGTTCGGCATTCCGTACCGCATCACCAGCGTCATCACCGCACTCAAGCCGAACGAGCTCGTCGAGTGGCGGCACCCGTTCGGCCACCACTGGCGGTGGGAGTTCCAGGAGATCTCGCCGACACGCACTCGCGTGACCGAGACATTCGATTACCGCAACACCGGACCGGTCAAGGACCGCACCGACTACTACCGGCGGCTGGGCTTCGTCGCCGCCAATGCCAAGGGCATCGAGGCCACCCTCGACCGGCTGCAGCGTCGCTACGCCTGA
- a CDS encoding DUF1059 domain-containing protein, translating to MKTHLNCPCGEAIVGTDEDDLVEKTQKHLAENHPGHDYSRDEILFIAY from the coding sequence ATGAAGACTCACCTGAATTGCCCGTGCGGCGAGGCGATCGTCGGCACCGACGAGGACGACCTGGTGGAGAAGACCCAGAAGCACCTCGCCGAGAACCATCCCGGGCATGACTACTCGCGCGACGAGATCCTCTTCATCGCCTACTGA
- a CDS encoding acyl-CoA dehydrogenase family protein has protein sequence MWDFETDPEYQAKLDWVDEFMSAEVEPLDLAALDPSDKLNPEVMAVLRPLQQRVKDQGLWAAHLTPELGGQGYGQVKLALLNEILGRSRWAPSVFGCQAPDSGNAEILALFGTEEQKQRYLQPLLDGEISSCYSMTEPQGGSDPGLFVTRAERDGDSWLINGEKWFSSNARHASFFIVMAVTDAGARTRDKMSLFIVPAETPGVEIIRNVGVGGESSEHGSHAYIRYHDVRVPLDHVLGGEGQAFAIAQTRLGGGRIHHAMRTIALARKAFDMMCERAVSRQTRQGPLGDFQMTQEKIADSWIQIEQFRLLVLRTAWLIDKHHDYSLVRRDIAAVKVAMPQVLHDVVQRAMQLHGALGVSSEMPFVKMMVAAQSLGIADGPTEVHKLTLARRTLKEYTPVDTLFPSAHLPTRRESAQAHLATLLEREAAEL, from the coding sequence ATGTGGGATTTCGAGACCGACCCGGAGTACCAGGCCAAACTGGATTGGGTCGACGAGTTCATGAGCGCCGAGGTCGAGCCGCTGGACCTGGCCGCCCTGGACCCCTCGGACAAGCTCAACCCCGAGGTCATGGCTGTACTGCGCCCGTTGCAACAGCGCGTCAAGGACCAGGGCCTCTGGGCGGCGCACCTGACACCCGAGCTCGGCGGTCAGGGCTACGGCCAGGTCAAGTTGGCGCTGCTCAACGAGATCCTGGGCCGCTCCCGCTGGGCCCCCTCGGTATTCGGTTGCCAGGCACCTGATTCCGGTAACGCCGAGATCCTGGCCTTGTTCGGCACCGAGGAGCAGAAGCAGCGCTACCTGCAGCCGCTGCTCGACGGCGAGATCAGCTCCTGCTATTCGATGACCGAACCGCAAGGCGGCTCCGACCCGGGACTGTTTGTCACCCGCGCCGAGCGCGACGGCGACTCCTGGCTGATCAACGGCGAGAAGTGGTTCTCCTCCAACGCCCGGCACGCCTCGTTCTTCATCGTCATGGCCGTCACCGACGCGGGCGCCCGCACCCGGGACAAGATGTCGTTGTTCATCGTGCCGGCCGAGACGCCGGGCGTCGAGATCATCCGCAACGTCGGTGTGGGCGGCGAGTCGAGTGAGCACGGTTCGCACGCGTACATCCGCTACCACGACGTGCGGGTACCCCTGGATCACGTGCTCGGCGGCGAAGGGCAGGCCTTCGCCATCGCGCAGACCCGCCTCGGCGGCGGCCGCATCCACCACGCCATGCGCACCATCGCCCTGGCCCGCAAGGCTTTCGACATGATGTGCGAGCGGGCGGTGTCCCGGCAGACCCGCCAGGGCCCGCTCGGCGATTTCCAGATGACGCAGGAGAAGATCGCCGACAGCTGGATACAGATCGAGCAGTTCCGCCTGCTGGTGCTGCGCACCGCGTGGCTGATCGACAAGCACCACGACTACTCCCTGGTGCGCCGCGACATCGCCGCGGTCAAGGTGGCCATGCCCCAGGTGCTGCACGACGTGGTGCAGCGGGCCATGCAACTACACGGCGCGCTCGGCGTATCGAGCGAGATGCCGTTCGTCAAGATGATGGTGGCCGCTCAGTCGCTCGGAATCGCCGACGGCCCAACCGAAGTACACAAGCTGACGCTGGCACGCCGCACCCTCAAGGAGTACACGCCGGTGGACACGCTGTTCCCGTCGGCACACCTGCCCACCCGCCGGGAGTCGGCGCAGGCCCACCTGGCCACCCTCCTCGAACGCGAAGCGGCCGAACTCTAG
- a CDS encoding TetR/AcrR family transcriptional regulator: MPAADTRANLLRAAESLFAQRGVDGVSLREIARSAGAKNVIAVQYHFTDRDGVVRAILDKHLPAVDERRHALLDAADGDPTVRALAAALVRPLGAKLADTAGGPEFLRVYADLLNRPTPALEAADGRFASLKRWRSTVAPLLDPDAAKLHPRLDALLYTVVQLSRRAESGPHTDDRLFTSHLIDVVAAILTAEVSDETRRLSGERDTRRGRASHT, encoded by the coding sequence GTGCCCGCCGCCGACACCCGGGCCAACCTGCTGCGCGCCGCCGAATCACTGTTCGCGCAGCGGGGTGTCGACGGCGTGAGCCTGCGCGAGATCGCCCGTAGTGCGGGAGCCAAGAACGTCATCGCGGTGCAGTACCACTTCACCGATCGCGACGGGGTGGTGCGCGCCATCCTCGACAAACACCTGCCGGCGGTCGACGAACGCCGGCACGCACTGCTGGACGCGGCCGACGGGGATCCCACCGTGCGCGCCCTGGCCGCCGCTCTGGTGCGGCCACTGGGCGCCAAACTGGCCGACACTGCGGGCGGCCCGGAATTCCTGCGGGTGTACGCCGACCTGCTGAACCGGCCGACGCCCGCACTGGAGGCGGCCGACGGCAGGTTCGCCAGCCTCAAGCGGTGGCGCAGCACCGTGGCGCCGCTGCTGGACCCGGACGCCGCCAAGCTGCACCCGCGGCTGGACGCGCTGCTCTACACCGTGGTGCAACTGTCCCGGCGCGCCGAATCCGGTCCGCACACCGACGACCGGCTGTTCACCAGCCACCTGATCGACGTGGTGGCAGCGATCCTCACCGCGGAGGTTTCCGACGAGACCCGACGGTTGTCCGGCGAGCGGGACACCAGGCGGGGCCGGGCGTCGCACACCTGA
- a CDS encoding sulfite exporter TauE/SafE family protein: MSWTEIALLVVAGIAGGLAGSIAGLASVATYPALLAVGLPPVAANVTNTVALVGNAVGSIIGSRPELRGQGPFLLRILPLAGLGGALGAVLLLSTPAEGFEKLVPVLIFFSSIAIVWPRRERPDAGTAPRRRSMVLLEGAAILAIAVYGGYFGAAAGVLLLALLLRAGNATLAHANASKNVLLGASNGVAAVIFLFVAPVHWPALIPLAIGCILGSRLGPVVVRHAPATPIRWLIGFGGLVLAVKLGLDAY, from the coding sequence GTGAGTTGGACCGAGATCGCGCTGCTGGTCGTCGCCGGGATCGCCGGCGGGCTGGCCGGCAGTATCGCCGGACTCGCCTCCGTCGCCACCTACCCCGCGCTGCTGGCCGTCGGCCTGCCGCCGGTGGCCGCCAACGTCACCAACACCGTCGCCCTGGTGGGCAACGCCGTGGGCTCCATCATCGGGTCACGCCCCGAACTGCGCGGGCAGGGACCCTTCCTGCTGCGCATCCTGCCGCTCGCCGGTCTCGGTGGCGCACTGGGCGCGGTGCTGTTGTTGTCCACTCCGGCTGAGGGTTTCGAGAAGCTGGTGCCGGTCCTCATCTTCTTCTCGTCCATCGCGATCGTGTGGCCCCGCCGCGAACGGCCCGATGCCGGGACGGCACCGCGGCGGCGATCGATGGTCCTGCTGGAGGGCGCCGCCATCCTGGCCATCGCCGTGTACGGCGGGTACTTCGGGGCCGCCGCCGGTGTCTTGCTGCTGGCGCTGCTGCTGCGCGCAGGCAACGCGACACTGGCGCATGCCAACGCGTCGAAGAATGTCCTGCTCGGCGCGTCCAACGGGGTGGCCGCGGTCATCTTCCTGTTCGTCGCGCCGGTGCACTGGCCGGCGCTGATCCCGCTGGCCATCGGCTGCATACTGGGCTCGCGACTGGGCCCGGTGGTGGTGCGGCACGCCCCGGCCACCCCGATCCGCTGGCTCATCGGCTTCGGCGGGCTCGTCCTGGCCGTCAAACTCGGCCTCGACGCCTACTGA